A window from Polyodon spathula isolate WHYD16114869_AA chromosome 28, ASM1765450v1, whole genome shotgun sequence encodes these proteins:
- the LOC121301916 gene encoding LOW QUALITY PROTEIN: zinc finger protein 652-like (The sequence of the model RefSeq protein was modified relative to this genomic sequence to represent the inferred CDS: inserted 2 bases in 1 codon), with protein MKSCQKPKDGHTIQGAAGMAQEESRRTQVPPPYYHDAAQELDLSTKLYKRECGGKPYSVLVDNKMSKSSLVEVLPQQQQQQQQPYYREGGKGTQAEEGREGAGQPLTGDREGSEETEEEEDDEEEVEQQQQQEEQQQSFKREQIIVEVNLNNQTLNVSKGEKGLPSQCVMKCSDDEEEEEGINESQEEEEEEEEAEENGRQKGRAKKAKRSSAHPPRRIRRAAMAAASAVASCMNRRGRRKSSELPKRKRRATPRESKGSPATPPSPSSSSSSSSSYPTSANAASASQKAKSGVGGEEKEPLTCEKCPRVFNTRWYLEKHMNVTHRRMQICDKCGKKFVLESELALHQQTDCEKNIQCVSCNKSFKKLWSLHEHIKIVHGYAEKKFACEICEKKFYTMAHVRKHMVAHTKDMPFTCETCGKSFKRSMSLKVHSLQHSGEKPFRCENCDERFQYKYQLRSHMSIHIGHKQFMCQWCGKDFNMKQYFDEHMKTHTGEKPFICEICGKSFTSRPNMKRHRRTHTGEKPYPCDVCGQRFRFSNMLKAHKEKCFRVTSPVNVLPPLAIPAAAPPRGPEGEGVXSTPAGWGEALPPRPIPHPFSHLHLHPHHHHLAVPPVSHLPPPPALFKSEPLNHRGHGEDGYLRHMGDKNTGAQQHH; from the exons ATGAAATCTTGCCAAAAGCCGAAGGACGGGCACACGATACAGGGTGCTGCTGGGATGGCCCAGGAGGAGAGCCGTCGAACCCAAGTCCCACCACCTTACTATCACGATGCAGCCCAGGAGCTTGACCTGTCCACCAAGCTCTACAAGAGGGAGTGCGGCGGGAAGCCGTATTCTGTGCTGGTGGACAACAAGATGAGCAAGAGCTCCctggtagaggtgctgccccagcagcagcagcagcagcagcaaccctACTACAGGGAAGGGGGCAAGGGGACACAGGCGGAAgaaggaagagaaggagcagggcAGCCCTTAACTGGGGACAGGGAAGGCTCGGAGGAgacagaggaggaggaagatgatgAGGAAGAagtggagcagcagcagcagcaggaggagcagcagcagtctTTCAAGAGGGAGCAGATCATCGTGGAGGTGAACCTCAATAACCAGACTCTGAACGTCTCCAAGGGCGAGAAGGGCCTGCCCTCGCAGTGCGTGATGAAGTGTagtgatgatgaggaggaggaagaggggatCAACGAGagccaggaggaggaggaggaggaggaggaggcagaggagaATGGGAGGCAGAAGGGGAGAGCCAAAAAGGCGAAGAGAAGCAGTGCCCACCCCCCACGCAGGATCAGAAGGGCGGCCATGGCAGCTGCCAGCGCGGTGGCGTCCTGCATGAACAGGAGGGGCCGCAGGAAGAGCTCGGAGCTCCCCAAGAGGAAACGCAGGGCTACGCCCCGCGAGAGCAAGGGCTCCCCTgccacacccccctccccctcctcctcttcctcctcctcctcctcctacccCACTAGTGCCAACGCTGCCTCTGCCTCTCAGAAAGCCAAGAGTGGGGTGGGGGGCGAGGAGAAGGAGCCGCTGACCTGCGAGAAGTGCCCGCGGGTCTTCAACACACGCTGGTACCTGGAGAAGCACATGAACGTCACCCACCGACGCATGCAGATCTGCGACAAATGTGGGAAGAAGTTTGTGCTGGAGAGCGAGCTGGCGCTGCACCAGCAGACCGACTGCGAGAAAAATATCCAG TGCGTCTCCTGTAATaagtccttcaagaagctgtggTCCTTGCATGAGCATATCAAGATTGTCCACGGTTATGCAGAGAAGAAGTTTGCCTGCGAGATCTGCGAGAAGAAGTTCTATACCATGGCTCATGTTCGGAAGCACATGGTTG CGCACACCAAGGACATGCCCTTCACCTGTGAGACCTGTGGGAAGTCATTCAAGCGCAGCATGTCGCTGAAAGTGCACTCACTGCAGCACTCTGGAGAGAAGCCTTTCAGGTGCGAG aacTGTGACGAGCGCTTCCAGTACAAGTACCAGCTGCGCTCCCACATGAGCATCCACATCGGGCACAAGCAATTCATGTGCCAGTGGTGCGGGAAGGACTTCAACATGAAGCAGTACTTCGACGAGCACATGAAGACACACACCG GAGAGAAGCCGTTCATCTGTGAGatctgtgggaagagcttcaccAGCCGGCCCAACATGAAGCGTCACCGGCGCACGCACACAGGGGAGAAGCCGTACCCCTGCGACGTGTGCGGACAGCGCTTCCGCTTCTCCAACATGCTCAAGGCACACAAGGAGAAGTGCTTCCGGGTCACCAGCCCAGTCAATGTGCTCCCACCACTGGCCATCCCTGCCGCGGCCCCCCCTCGAGGGCCGGAGGGAGAGGGGGT GTCCACCCCGGCGGGGTGGGGCGAGGCCCTGCCCCCACGGCCCATCCCACACCCCTTCTCACACCTCCACCTGCACCCTCACCACCACCACCTGGCCGTGCCCCCCGTGTCTCACCTCCCCCCGCCGCCAGCACTATTCAAAAGCGAGCCCTTGAACCACAGAGGCCACGGGGAGGATGGATACCTGCGGCACATGGGCGACAAGAACACAGGAGCGCAGCAGCACCATTAA